In Drosophila innubila isolate TH190305 chromosome 2R unlocalized genomic scaffold, UK_Dinn_1.0 1_C_2R, whole genome shotgun sequence, the following are encoded in one genomic region:
- the LOC117783292 gene encoding protein unzipped, whose product MSRTKNQIKRSTIRRMNECSSSMSLIGIGCLLALLQLITPIEGHVHSVQTYKTASTLLGQLVTSSTLVWETYDPRDTNQMQYAVEGGKYISEDEHYPIYVCRVTIDGMPTSGHTEKVQQKHVCVAALSKRNNNEHFDVLMNKGHLGKIAWKPWRKFNVGIPVGAIRIGDESYIGRHRAVHELNAEGAEVHRGADFNLGRLEAEGLGKIKVVEDQREKYYDEGELLVETEPYRYELRDIKLDRSHTTMRENSTELATGRLENTGETHDTMEMVMSYSFDYLQYWGSHEGVAKGLPTKIFEKNVAVPAEINWALKHGEKRRENKAVYSKLWPGTAINVTLRGNYVTLDAPYVAKLFAFYHDSESVSRKISAEVRKSYLKDVKMEFSPVYWIENGTVVPTTTTTSTTSTTTHATTTSTNEPTPIHEPPLVRVEHVGVKHSGPDSLEKTLNDSTANNEVNSHEAPENMSSKDAALAGFGVGGNNGATITTTTTTGVTGAAVLMTTLILTLLNL is encoded by the exons ATGAGCAGaaccaaaaatcaaataaagcgAAGTACAATCAGGAGAATGAATGAATGCAGTTCCAGTATGTCCCTGATCGGGATTGGATGTCTGCTGGCATTGCTGCAATTGATAACACCTATTGAAGGACATGTGCATTCAGTGCAGACATACAAGACTGCATCGACGCTGCTCGGACAGCTCGTCACGTCGAGCACTTTGGTTTGGGAGACGTACGATCCAAGGGATACCAATCAGATGCAATATGCCGTCGAGGGGGGCAAGTACATATCGGAGGATGAGCATTATCCGATCTACGTCTGTCGTGTGACAATCGACGGAATGCCAACGTCTGGACACACCGAGAAGGTGCAACAgaagcatgtgtgtgtggcagcttTATCCAagcgcaacaacaatgagcacTTCGATGTGCTGATGAACAAGGGACATCTGGGCAAGATCGCTTGGAAGCCCTGGCGTAAGTTCAATGTGGGTATTCCTGTGGGAGCCATACGCATCGGAGATGAATCCTATATTGGACGCCATCGGGCGGTGCATGAGCTTAACGCCGAGGGAGCCGAAGTGCACAGGGGAGCGGACTTTAACCTAGGACGTCTGGAGGCTGAGGGTCTGGGCAAGATCAAGGTGGTGGAGGATCAGCGGGAGAAGTACTACGATGAGGGTGAATTGCTGGTCGAGACGGAACCCTATCGTTATGAGCTGCGGGACATTAAGCTGGATCGCAGTCACACTACCATGCGCGAGAACTCCACAGAGCTGG CTACCGGCAGACTGGAGAACACCGGTGAAACACACGATACCATGGAGATGGTGATGAGCTACAGCTTCGACTATCTGCAGTATTGGGGTTCCCACGAGGGCGTCGCCAAGGGCTTGCCCACCAAGATCTTTGAGAAGAACGTTGCCGTTCCCGCTGAGATCAACTGGGCACTGAAGCACGGCGAGAAGAGACGCGAGAACAAGGCAGTCTACTCGAAGCTCTGGCCCGGCACAGCCATCAATGTGACGCTGCGCGGCAACTATGTCACCCTGGATGCACCTTACGTTGCCAAACTCTTTGCTTTCTACCACGACAGCGAAAGCGTCTCGAGAAAGATTAGTGCCGAG GTGCGTAAGAGCTATTTGAAGGACGTGAAGATGGAGTTCAGCCCCGTCTATTGGATTGAGAACGGCACCGTGGTgcccacaaccacaaccacatcGACAACGTCAACAACGACGCATGCAACAACCACCAGCACCAACGAACCGACGCCCATTCATGAGCCACCACTGGTGCGTGTGGAGCATGTGGGTGTGAAGCATTCTGGACCGGACTCGCTGGAGAAAACGTTGAATGATTCGACTGCGAACAATGAGGTGAACTCACACGAGGCGCCCGAGAACATGTCCTCAAAGGATGCGGCGCTCGCTGGCTTCGGAGTCGGCGGCAACAATGGagccacaataacaacaacaacaaccacggGAGTCACAGGAGCTGCAGTTCTAATGACAACGCTAATCTTAACGCTATTGAATCTGTAG
- the LOC117783293 gene encoding band 7 protein AGAP004871, with amino-acid sequence METYRDQGAEANSSKAKGPPEGFKEIDFEKTDDRLLQKEYKRGHMSDDEDSESSDSNRVTNINRNVKTTENETYSCWERIFIALSYLLVILFFPLSMFVCLVVLQEYQRAVVLRLGRLRPGGAKGPGLMFIVPCVDEYQKVDLRTTSLDVPPQDILTKDSVTVSVDAVVYYRINNPLDVVLQVIDPAYCCRLLAMTTLRNVTGLYMLIELVSAKKALSRQIKSMLDSTGATDPWGIRIERVEITDILMPESLQRAMAVEQEARREAMAKVAAANGERDAVKALKEAADIMESNPIALQLRYLQTLNTICNDQTEAIVFPLPIDILAKLMK; translated from the exons ATGGAAACGTATAGAGATCAAGGAGCTGAAGCAAATTCTAGTAAAGCAAAAGGCCCTCCCGAAGGGTTTAAGGAAATTGATTTCGAAAAAACGGACGATAGGTTGCTCCAAAAAGAGTACAAGAGAGGACATATGAGCGACGATGAAGATTCCGAAAGTTCAGATTCAAATCGTGTTACAAACATTAATCGCAATGTTAAAACAA CTGAGAATGAAACCTACAGCTGTTGGGAACGCATTTTTATTGCCTTGTCGTATTTATTGGTAATCTTATTCTTTCCCTTGTCAATGTTCGTGTGTCTCGTGGTCCTGCAGGAGTATCAGCGGGCGGTGGTTTTGCGTTTGGGGCGCCTACGGCCGGGTGGTGCAAAGGGTCCGGGTCTCATGTTTATTGTGCCATGCGTTGATGAATACCAAAAGGTGGACTTGCGAACGACATCCTTGGACGTGCCGCCGCAGGATATACTCACAAAGGACTCGGTGACCGTCAGTGTAGACGCTGTGGTCTACTACAGAATCAATAATCCTCTGGATGTTGTGCTCCAGGTGATCGATCCCGCATACTGCTGCCGTTTGCTGGCAATGACAACGCTGCGCAATGTCACGGGATTATATATGCTCATCGAACTGGTTTCCGCTAAGAAGGCGCTGTCCAGGCAAATCAAGAGCATGCTCGATTCCACTGGAGCAACAGATCCTTGGGGAATACGCATCGAAAGAGTTGAAAT CACCGATATTCTCATGCCAGAATCCCTGCAACGTGCCATGGCTGTGGAGCAGGAGGCACGGCGTGAGGCAATGGCAAAGGTTGCAGCTGCAAATGGGGAAAGGGATGCTGTCAAGGCACTCAAAGAGGCTGCCGACATTATGGAATCGAATCCCATTGCTTTACAG ttgcGGTATCTGCAAACACTTAATACTATCTGCAATGATCAGACCGAGGCCATAGTATTCCCACTGCCCATTGACATACTGGCCAAATtgatgaaataa
- the LOC117785463 gene encoding neuropeptide-like 1 isoform X1 produces MQSVHKTAQRSKWMLLLLSMLLNAAMQPRAFAVNATEDIGNVSPCEMESIINQLMNPSPEYQLHASALRNQLKNLLRERQLAVGEEQPLGDYSDYIDEDKRSVAALAAQGLLNAPKRSLATLAKNGQLPTVEPGDDYADAESEEPSEQKRYIGSLARAGGLMSFGKRNVGTLARDFQLPNGKRNLATMARLQSAPSTHREQPKRNVAAVARYNSQQHQNQRGSAEKRNLGALKSSPVHGAQQKRDEEEMLLPAAAVPDYADSMQSYWWYPSYAGYADLDWNDYRRAEKRFLDTSRDPELFGIEHGNDAVADNDIDINIDNIVMAEKLEEQQQLQQQQQQQQQQQLTSPQKRHIGAVYRSGFLPSYRYLRSPTGSTGGGYGGAGGRFSRSGRARQFVEYYPQHERLRQPIAAVCKRCFLPNRPMMNWSGAGIRGRLSKIYEDPIETASSSAAAAARHRSISTNSLPSGPASSRTPSYPPFHSWGTPPRITALQRGVNRRNGESMDKYDY; encoded by the exons ATGCAATCCGTGCACAAAACTGCACAGAGGAGCAAgtggatgctgctgctgctctcgaTGCTACTCAATGCG GCAATGCAGCCACGCGCGTTTGCCGTAAATGCCACAGAGGATATTGGAAATGTGTCTCCCTGTGAAATGGAGTCGATAATAAATCAACTCATGAATCCCAGTCCGGAGTATCAGCTACAC GCTTCCGCATTGCGCAATCAACTGAAGAATCTGCTGCGGGAACGTCAACTGGCTGTGGGAGAAGAGCAGCCGCTGGGCGATTACTCCGATTACATAGATGAGGACAAGCGTTCGGTGGCTGCGTTGGCCGCCCAGGGATTGCTGAATGCCCCCAAGCGCAGTCTGGCCACACTGGCCAAGAACGGTCAACTGCCCACAGTTGAGCCTGGTGATGATTATGCCGATGCTGAGTCTGAAGAGCCCAGCGAACAGAAACGCTACATTGGCTCCCTGGCCAGGGCTGGTGGCCTAATGAGCTTCGGCAAACGAAATGTGGGCACCCTGGCACGCGACTTTCAGTTGCCCAATGGCAAACGCAATCTGGCCACCATGGCACGACTCCAGAGTGCACCAAGCACCCATCGGGAGCAGCCGAAACGCAATGTGGCCGCCGTGGCACGTTACAACTCGCAACAGCATCAGAATCAGCGCGGCAGCGCCGAGAAACGCAATCTGGGTGCATTGAAGTCATCTCCGGTGCATGGAGCTCAGCAGAAGCGCGACGAGGAGGAGATGCTGCTcccagctgctgctgtgcccGACTATGCCGACTCCATGCAGAGCTATTGGTGGTATCCCAGCTATGCCGGCTATGCTGATCTCGATTGGAATGACTATCGACGCGCCGAGAAGCGTTTTCTGG ACACCTCAAGGGATCCCGAATTATTTGGCATTGAGCATGGCAATGATGCCGTTGCCGATAACGATATCGATATCAATATCGATAACATTGTCATGGCCGAGAAGTTggaggagcagcaacagctacagcagcaacaacaacagcaacaacaacagcaattaacGTCACCACAAAAGCGTCACATTGGCGCCGTTTATCGATCTGGCTTTCTGCCCAGTTACCGTTATCTGCGCAGCCCCACCGGAAGCACCGGAGGTGGCTATGGCGGCGCCGGGGGTCGCTTTAGTCGATCGGGACGTGCCAGGCAATTT GTCGAGTACTACCCCCAACACGAGCGACTGCGTCAACCAATCGCAGCCGTTTGTAAACGATGTTTCCTACCCAATCGACCGATGATGAACTGGAGCGGTGCTGGCATACGTGGTCGTCTGTCCAAAATCTATGAGGATCCCATTGAGACGGCCAGCTCctcggcggcagcagctgcacgTCATCGCAGTATTTCAACTAATTCTCTGCCAAGTGGCCCAGCCAGCTCTCGCACCCCATCTTATCCACCCTTCCACTCGTGGGGCACTCCGCCGCGTATAACAGCACTGCAACGAGGCGTCAATCGACGCAACGGTGAGTCCATGGACAAGTACGATTACtaa
- the LOC117785463 gene encoding neuropeptide-like 1 isoform X2: protein MQSVHKTAQRSKWMLLLLSMLLNAAMQPRAFAVNATEDIGNVSPCEMESIINQLMNPSPEYQLHASALRNQLKNLLRERQLAVGEEQPLGDYSDYIDEDKRSVAALAAQGLLNAPKRSLATLAKNGQLPTVEPGDDYADAESEEPSEQKRYIGSLARAGGLMSFGKRNVGTLARDFQLPNGKRNLATMARLQSAPSTHREQPKRNVAAVARYNSQQHQNQRGSAEKRNLGALKSSPVHGAQQKRDEEEMLLPAAAVPDYADSMQSYWWYPSYAGYADLDWNDYRRAEKRFLGRVLPPTRATASTNRSRL from the exons ATGCAATCCGTGCACAAAACTGCACAGAGGAGCAAgtggatgctgctgctgctctcgaTGCTACTCAATGCG GCAATGCAGCCACGCGCGTTTGCCGTAAATGCCACAGAGGATATTGGAAATGTGTCTCCCTGTGAAATGGAGTCGATAATAAATCAACTCATGAATCCCAGTCCGGAGTATCAGCTACAC GCTTCCGCATTGCGCAATCAACTGAAGAATCTGCTGCGGGAACGTCAACTGGCTGTGGGAGAAGAGCAGCCGCTGGGCGATTACTCCGATTACATAGATGAGGACAAGCGTTCGGTGGCTGCGTTGGCCGCCCAGGGATTGCTGAATGCCCCCAAGCGCAGTCTGGCCACACTGGCCAAGAACGGTCAACTGCCCACAGTTGAGCCTGGTGATGATTATGCCGATGCTGAGTCTGAAGAGCCCAGCGAACAGAAACGCTACATTGGCTCCCTGGCCAGGGCTGGTGGCCTAATGAGCTTCGGCAAACGAAATGTGGGCACCCTGGCACGCGACTTTCAGTTGCCCAATGGCAAACGCAATCTGGCCACCATGGCACGACTCCAGAGTGCACCAAGCACCCATCGGGAGCAGCCGAAACGCAATGTGGCCGCCGTGGCACGTTACAACTCGCAACAGCATCAGAATCAGCGCGGCAGCGCCGAGAAACGCAATCTGGGTGCATTGAAGTCATCTCCGGTGCATGGAGCTCAGCAGAAGCGCGACGAGGAGGAGATGCTGCTcccagctgctgctgtgcccGACTATGCCGACTCCATGCAGAGCTATTGGTGGTATCCCAGCTATGCCGGCTATGCTGATCTCGATTGGAATGACTATCGACGCGCCGAGAAGCGTTTTCTGG GTCGAGTACTACCCCCAACACGAGCGACTGCGTCAACCAATCGCAGCCGTTTGTAA